In Mangrovibacterium diazotrophicum, one genomic interval encodes:
- a CDS encoding shikimate kinase, translating into MRIYLIGYMACGKTTLGKELAKKLSLSFLDLDKYLEKKYFKTIPQIFEEEGESGFRLKEQACLQEVSEFEDVVIATGGGAPCFFDNVEVMNRTGICIFLDVDAEELANRLMQSKTERPLVKGKSPEELVGFIEGMLEKRRPYYEQASYQITGSNITTPEILSRIEFEHE; encoded by the coding sequence ATGAGGATCTATCTGATTGGCTATATGGCCTGTGGCAAAACTACTTTGGGAAAAGAGTTGGCCAAAAAATTGAGCTTGTCGTTCCTGGATTTGGATAAATACCTGGAGAAAAAATATTTTAAAACTATCCCTCAGATTTTTGAAGAAGAAGGGGAGTCGGGATTTCGTTTGAAGGAACAAGCCTGTTTGCAGGAAGTTTCGGAATTCGAAGATGTGGTGATTGCGACCGGAGGCGGTGCACCATGTTTTTTCGATAATGTGGAGGTGATGAACCGGACCGGAATCTGCATTTTTCTGGATGTTGATGCGGAAGAACTGGCCAATCGCTTGATGCAATCGAAAACAGAACGACCTTTGGTGAAAGGAAAGAGCCCGGAAGAGCTTGTTGGTTTCATTGAGGGCATGTTGGAAAAACGCCGTCCGTACTATGAACAGGCGAGCTACCAAATCACCGGATCGAATATTACAACCCCTGAAATTTTGTCCCGCATAGAGTTTGAGCATGAGTAA